Genomic DNA from Desulfuromonas sp. TF:
AGCAGCCCACTGCACCAGGCCGCGGCAGGTATCGGAATAGGAGGGTCCGTAGAAGAAGTTGTAGGGGGCCGGAGACTTGGTCCGGGGGGATTTTCCGGTCGGATCGGTCAGGTGCCCGGAGTATGACGCCGAATAGTAGGGGATTTGATCCGTGGCGACAAACTGAACGAGAGCTTCGGTATCGGCGGTTCCCCACCCCTGAATGGCAACCGGCTTGAGGTCCGAAATCCATCTTTTGTAGGTGGCGATGGCCTGGGGCGCCTTGTAGGAGTAGTCAACGGTTTCAAAGGTGAGTTTCTTGCCGTTGATCCCGCCTTTGGCGTTGATGTACTGCATGGCGTCGGCCACGCCGTTGCCGTAGGGAATCCCGACGTCCGAGGTCGGTCCGGTGTAGCAGGCCAGGTGTCCGACGGGAATGGTGTCCGCCGCGGCTGCCATGGTTGAGAAACCGAACATTGCCAGTAATACGATCCCACAGAGTAGCGATTTGCGCATGACGTGTTTCCTCCTTTTCATTCGTTGATGATGCTTTTCAGGCCGCTCGGGGCTCCCCCGCAGAGCAACTCATGCTCACGAACAACGCATGCCCGGGACGATTCCTTCGGTTCAATAGGAGAACGGATACAATTTCCAGTAATTCTTGATCATCTTCCAGCGATGGGAGAGCCCGTCCGGCTCGAAGATTAGGAACAGGATAATGGCCAGGCCGATGGCCATCTCTTTGATGTAGGCGAGGGCCTGGGTGAGTGCGGTGCTGTTGCTGCCGACCAGATGAACGCCGAATTCCATCACCTCGGGGAGCAGAACCATAAAGACGGTGCCCAACATGGCGCCCATCACCGATCCCAACCCGCCGATGATGATCATGCCGAGAAACTGGATCGACAACAGGATGGTGAAACCTTCGGCCGAAACGAAGCCGAGGTAATGGCCGAACAGGGCGCCGCCGATGCCGGCGTAGAAAGAGGAAATGCCGAAGGACAGGATCCGGTATTTGTTCAGATTGATCCCCATGATCTCGGCGGACAGGTAATGGTCGCGGACAGCGACGAAGGCGCGTCCGTCGCGGGTGCGCAGCAGGTTGGCGCCGAGCAGGTACATCACCACCACGTAGAACAGGACGACGTAGAAATAGGAACGGTCGGTATTCATGACAAAGCCGAAAACACTGAACGGATTGGCCATGGCCCCGGCGGAGCCGCCGGTAAACCAGTCTGCCCGCGCGAAGAAATCCTCAAGGATGTATTGGGACGCCAGGGTGGCGATGGCCAGGTACAGCCCCTTGATGCGCCCGGCGGGGATGCCGACGATCAGGCCGATCGCCATGGTCATGAGTCCGGCCAGGGGGATGCAGAAAAAGACCGGAATGCCGGAGGTGTTGCTGAGCCAGGCCGAGGTAAAAGCGCCGAGGCCGAAAAAAGCTGCATGGCCGAGGGAAATCTGGCCGGTGAAGCCGACGACGATGTTCAGCCCCAGCGCGGCAATCCCGTAGTAGCCGATCTGAATCAGCAGGTTCAGCTGATAGGCGCTGGAAAGGAGCGGTGTCATCAGCAGAAGGAGCACGGAAACCACGGCAACCCGGCGCGACATCGGGGTCGGAAAGACGGTCGTGTCCTGCTGGTAGGTTGTGCGGAACTCGCCGCAGCGCATCCGTGAATGAGCAGAAGCCATGGCTTAAATCCTCTCGATATCTTTGGTGCCGAACAGACCGTAAGGCTTGATCATCAGGATGATCACCAGCGCGTAGAAGGGGGCGATGTTGTACATGTTGCCCAGGTGCAGCCATTGGCTGTCGAAGAATTCCGCCATGTTCTCAAGCACCCCGATCGTCAGGCCTCCGACGATCGCACCGACGATCGAATCGAGGCCGCCGAGAATAACCACCGGAAAGACTTTGATGCCGAAAAACGACAGGGCCGAGGAGACGCCGTTGACCATGCCGATGACCACTCCGGCCAGGGCCGAGACCACGGCGGAAATGGCCCAGGCCGCGGCAAAGACGTGCTTGACCGAGATGCCGAGGCTCTGCGCGATCTGCTGGTTGAACGCGGTGGCACGCATCGCCAGGCCCATGCGCGAATGTTTGAAAAAGATGTAGAAGCCGACCATGATAATGAGTGAGACGATGATGCTCATGATGTAGGCCGTTTCGATCTGCAGTCCGCCGATATTGACCGATTGGGTATCAAAAACCGGCGGGAAGGACTTGGTGTAGCCGCCGAAGATCCAGGAGATCAGGGACTGGAAGAACATCGACAGGCCGATGGTCACCATGATCACCGAAATGATCGGTTCGCCGATCAACGGGCGCAGCACCACCATCTGCAGCAGAATGCCGAAGACCGCCATGAACGCCAGGGTGATCGGGAAACCGACATAAAAGGGGAGCTCGAAATGCACCAGCAGCGCCCAGCACGTCCAGGCGCCGATCAGCAGGAATTCCCCTTGTGCGAAGTTGACGATCTGCGTCGACTTGTAGATCAGCACGAAACACATCGCCACCACACCGTAAAGGGTGCCGACGATCAGGCCGTTGATCAGCAACTGGGTGAAGAGTTCGAAGTTCATGGATCGCTCCCTGAGAGGTTCAAGGTTCGAGGCCCGAAGCCAGGGCCAAAGGTTCGTTTATCCCGCCGCTCGTTCCCTGGAGCAGGATGTCTCCTCGATATCCGGATCGAGATCATCCGACTTTCCCTCAGGGCATTTTTCATCGGTGCCGGGGTTGAGATCGACGACCCTCACATCGGTCTGAACCCGCGACTTGTTGCCGTCCTGGAAGGTGATCACGGTATCGATGTGCACCTTCTCCTGGCCGGCGTAGACGGCGTCGATGATCTCGGCGTATTTTTCCTTGATCACCCCTCGCCGGACTTTGCGGGTCCGGGTCAGCTCCCCGTCGTCGGCATCGAGTTGTTTGTAGAGCAGCAGAAACTTACGGATTCTCTGCACCTCCGGAAGGGTGTCGTTGACCGATTCGACCTCTTTACGAATCAGGTCGTAGATCTTCGGCTGCGCCGACAGGTTGATGTAGTTGGTAAAGGCGATGTCGCGCTGCTCGGCCCACTTGGCGACAATTTCATAGCGGATGCAGAGGATCGCCGACAGATAGGGGCGTCCGTCCCCCTGGATCACCGCTTCGGCGATAAACGGTGAGAACTTCAGTTTGTTCTCGATGAACTGCGGTGAAAAGCGGGAACCGGTCGAGGTTTCGGCCAGATCGGAAATCCGGTCGATGACCACCAGGTGACCGTTCGGCTGTTTGAAGTAACCGGCATCGCCGGTGTGCATCCAGCCGCCCTCAAGGGTTTCGGCGGTCGCTTTTTCGTTATTGAAGTAGCCGCTGAACATGCCGCGGGTCCTGGCCACCACCTCGCCGACGCCGTTTCCGTCCGGGTTGTCGATGCGCACCTCGGCGGTTCTGAAGGGAATGCCGACACTGTCGAAATCGACATCATCCGCCTGGTGGATAGTGTACGCGCCGCACAGTTCGGTCTGCCCGTAAAGCTGGCGCAGCGGCACGCCCATGGCGAGAAAGAATTTGAAGGTGTCCGGCCCAAGGGCCGCACCGCCGGTGGCCGCCGAGCGCAGGAAGGTGAACCCGAGTCGGTCCTTCAACGCACGGAACAGCAGCCAGTAGGCCAGTTTCGATTGCGCCTCGCCGCGTTCGGCCGCCTGCCGGGCCAGTTTCATGCCGATCCGGTACATCTGCTGCTTGAACCAGGTGGCGTCCATCATCTTCGCCTTGACGTCGGCGGCGATGCTTTCCCAGACACGTGGGGCCAGCAGTACGAAGGTGGGGCCGATCTCGCGCAGGTCCTCCATCATCGTCTCCGGTTCCTCGACGAAGTTGACGATCTGGCGGCTGATCAGAGCCTGGGCAACGGCGTAGACCTGCTCCATGATCCATGGCAGCGGCAGCACCGAAACGTAATTGTCGGTCGGAAATTTGGGGTCGGAGTGCAGATAGTCGAGGCAGTGCTCCAGCATCGGACCGCACTGCAGCATCGCCAGTTTCGGATTCGAGGTCGTTCCCGAAGTCGGACAGAGGATGGCGACATCCTTCGCCTCTCCCGCTTCGACCAGCTGCCGATAGAGTTCCGGCTGTTCTTTATCCAGTTCTTCGCCGAGTTTCATCAGGTCGGTGTGGCTGAGCAGCCTCGGGTCATGGTATTTGCGCATGCCGCGAGGGTCGCAGAAGATGATGTGTTTGACGCACGGACACTGCTCGGTAATGTCGAGCACTTTGTCGACCTGTTCCTCGTCCTCGGCGATGATGATCTTCGCCCCGGCATAGTTGATCAGGTAGGCGACTTCCTCGTTGAGGGAGTCCTGGTAGATGCCGAAGATCATCGCCCGCAGGGCATGGGCGGCAATTTCACCGACGACCCACTCTGGGCGGTTGTCGCCGATAATGCCGACCGAGTCCTCCTTGCCGATCCCCAGCCGGTGCATTCCCAGGGCAAACAGCTTGACGAGCCGATGGTAGTCGGCCCAGCTGTATTCGTTCCAGATGCCGAACTCCTTCTCCCGCAAGGCAGTCTCATTCGGCCAGTTTTCGGCATTGTAAAGCACCAGCTTGGGGAAGGTATCGTAACGGCTGATATCGGCGTATTGCGCTTTCATCATGCCACCTCCGCCTGCCGGCTTTCATCTGTGTCATCCTCGCCCAGATAGGCCTTTTTGACCCGTTCGTCGGCCATCACCTCCTCGGGGAGACCGGCGGCAATTCTGCGGCCGAAATCGAGCACCATCACCCGGTGGGAGATATCCATGACCACACCCATGTCATGCTCGATCATCACCACCGTCATTCCCCATTCCTCGTTCAGATCGATGATGTAGCGGGCCATATCCTCCTTCTCTTCCAGATTCATTCCGGCCATCGGTTCATCGAGCAGGATCAGCTCCGGCTTCAGGGCGACGGCGCGGGCCAGCTCGACCCGTTTGCGCAGTCCGTAGGAAAGAGTGCCGGCAATCGATTTGCGGATGTGGGCGATTTCGAGAAAATCGATGATGTCCTCGACCTGACGTCGATGGTGAAGCTCTTCTTTCTGGGCCGGGGAGAACCAGTAGAGCGGCCCGCTGAGGAAGTTGTTCTTCAACTGGTTATGGCGGCCGACCATGATGTTGTCGAGCACGCTCATGTGACTGAACAGCGCCAGGTTCTGGAAGGTTCGGCCGATCCCGAGCTTGCAGCGCGTGTTGGGGGCTAGGCCGATCAGTTCCTGACCGTTGAAGCGGATAGATCCGATGTTCGGCTGGTAACGACCGGAGATGCAGTTGAGCAGTGAGGTTTTGCCGGCCCCATTGGGGCCGATGATCGAGAAGATTTCCCCGCGACGGACATCAAAGCTGACGTCGGTCAAGGCGTGTACGCCGCCGAACGAAAGCGATATGTCGCTCACCTGAAGCAGGGTCGGATCGGACATGGGCATTCCTCCTCTGTCGTCGATTGCTGCCTTACTGTTGGTCACAGCGTACAGATCAATGGGTTAGTCACCAATCAATTGGATTAGACTGCAAGGGGAATACCAAACACTGTTCTATGAGGTGGGTGGGATGGGTAAGTACTCGTAAATAAATCAAATCAAGAATTAAATTAGTTTTCTTTACTTGTTTCCTTGGTGGATTTCGCCGTTTTCAGTGTCATTCCAGTTAACACTGTTGTGGTTTGTTGTCAGGGCTCACGTCAAATTGAATTTCTGCAGTTTCTTGTACAGCCCCGGCCGGGAAATGCCGAGGAGGCTCGCGGCTCCCTGTTTGTTGCCGCCTGTTTTTTCGAGGGTTGCTTTGAGTAATTGCTGTTCCAACTCTTCCATGATTTCCTGCAGGGGTTTCTGGCCGACGCTGCCCAGCAGGTCCGGCGAGGGGAGGGATAGTGCGGGTTTAAGGAACTGAGGGCCGAATTTCAGGCGGATGTATTGCGGCAGGTCGGAGGCTTCGATCAGGGGTCCGGCAGTCATGTTGAAGGCGCTTTCGATGATGTTGCGCAGTTCGCGGATGTTGCCGGGATAGTTGTAATGTTTGAGCATCTGCCAGGCATCCTCGCTCAGTCCCTGAATCCCGAGGTCGAATTCGTCGTTGAAATTGTCGATGAGGTGTTTGGTGATGAAGTAGATGTCCTCGCGGCGTTCGCGCAGGGGGGGGATGTCAAGGGCGATGACATTGAGTCGGTAGTAGAGATCGGTGCGGAATTTCCCCTCGGCGACCTGCTGCTCCAGGGCGACATTGGTGGCGGCGACCACCCGGATGTCGAGCTTGCGGGTGCGGGTGCATCCCAGAGGGGTGACTTCCTTCTCCTGCAGGACCCGCAACATCTTGGCCTGCATGTGCGACGGCATCTCGCTGATCTCATCGAGGAATATCGTGCCGCTGTTCGCCTGCTCAAATTTGCCGACCTGTCCACCTTTGCGGGCGCCGGTGAAGGCGCCGTCGGCGTAGCCGAACAACTCCGCTTCTATCAACTGTTCCGGAATGGCGGCACAGTTGACTCGGACGAAAGGAGCATAGCGACGTTTGCTGGCGGCATGAACGGCATGGGCGAACAATTCTTTGCCGGTGCCGCTTTCCCCGGTTAAAAGGACGTTCGAAGGCCGCTGCGCGATCCGCAGCAGTTTTTCTTTCAGGTCTTTCATCGCAGGGCTGTGGCCGATGATGCTGTTGCAGTCGTACTTGAACTCTTGCACGTCGCCTTTTTTGCGTTTTCTGTCGTCCGCGGGGCGAGAGACATAGACCGAGAATTTTTCCGCCAGGCGCGAGAGTTCATCGATGTCGTGGAAGAGAATTTTCCCCAGGCCGCCGATCAACTCACCGTCTTTATACAGCGGGTAACGACTGACCACGGCATTGTTTCCGTTCAGAAGGTGCGGTTCGGCGATTTCGGCTTTACCGCTGTTCATCACGGCCGGCAGCCGCGAGGGGTTGGAGTTGGGGTAGGCGGAGTGAACGTGCTTGCCGATCATTTCACTGGCGCGGATCCCCAGGATGTCGGCGAAGGACTGGTTGATCAGAGTGATGATCCCTTCCCGGTTGACCAGGATCAGGCTGTCTTCGTGTTGGAAGCATTCAGGTTTGAAGGCCTGCAGAAGGTCCGGCATTTCCGCCGACAGGGTCGCACGCTGTTCGTGACGGTAGATTGCCAGGATGCCGCCCTGCGGCTTGTCATTCTTTTCGATGGGGGAAAAATCGCAGAAGTGTTGACGGCCGTCGATCAGGATCGGCTGCCCCTTGAAACAGAAATTCTGCATGATCAGGGTTTGCAGATAGCCGAGTTTAAGGGGTTGATTCAGTTTCTGGCCGAGCAGTTGCTCGGGACACGCGCCGAGCAGTCTACGGCTCTCTTCATTGCAGTTGGTGATTCTGTGGGTCTGATCGAATACCAGGATCAGGCAGTCGGAGTTGTTGGTGATACCGTTCAGTGCGAACCCGGCTGACTTGATCTGTTCGGCAATGTTCATGATTCCCCCAGCCCCGGTTTTCTGCCACGGAACAACTTCATTGTTGTTTTCGGGCGGTCCCTGCTAAGGATAACACATCGTTCTATTAATGCCATAGATTAATATTTGGTTCATGGAACGAATCTTTTAATGTCGGTCAGTGCCGCCGCATTAAGACTTTTTGGCCGTTGTTTTTGTTTTTACTCGCTTTGCGGCTGTCTCCATCCGTTTACAGTCTGTTTCGATCAGGGGAGCCGCCATGCGGCCCAGAAGGTGGATAAACCCCTGAAAGAGCAGGGTTGGGGTCATGGCATGGCTGTTGCAAAACAGTGTTCTCTAATATTGGTGATGTTCAATTCCGCTTTTTCAAATGCAGAGTCGGTGCAGCTTGGACCATGCGCTGAAAAGGAGTGAGTCGATGCAGACCGAGGTTTATCAGAGTGAAAACAGGATCCGTTTTGTTACCGCCACCAGTCTGTATGACGGGCATGACGTTTCGATCAACATCATGCGCCGCATGCTGCAGGACTCGGGGGCCGAGGTCGTTCACCTCGGCCACAACCGGTCGGCCGACGAGATCGTCACCGCCGCCATCCATGAGGACGTCCAGGGAATCGCGGTAAGCTCCTACCAGGGGGGGCACCTGGAGTTCTTCAAGTACATCCATGACCTGTTGCGGGAGCGCGGCGCCGGCCACATAAAGGTCTTCGGCGGCGGCGGCGGCGTGATCATCCCTGATGAGATCAAGGAGATCGAGGCGTACGGCATCTGCAAAATCTTCTCCCCCGAGGATGGGCGCAAGATGGGGCTGCAGGGAATGATCAATCACAAGCTCGCAGCATGCGACTTCCCCACCCCGCGGCAGTCGGAGGAGGACCTGGCGGCACTGCGCGCGAAGAACCCCCAGGCGGTGGCCCGCCTGATCACCGTGGCCGAGGAGTCGTTGCGGGAGCGGCCGCCGCAGGTTGCGGCGCGCCTCGAGAAAGTCCGCGAAGGAGCGAAGGACGTCCCGGTCCTCGGCATCACCGGGACGGGGGGGGCCGGCAAGAGCTCTCTCACCGACGAGCTGGTGCGGCGCTTCCTGCGCGACTTCCCCGACAAGCATCTGGCCATCCTCTCCGTCGACCCGACCCGGCAGCGCACCGGCGGGGCGCTTCTCGG
This window encodes:
- a CDS encoding branched-chain amino acid ABC transporter permease; protein product: MASAHSRMRCGEFRTTYQQDTTVFPTPMSRRVAVVSVLLLLMTPLLSSAYQLNLLIQIGYYGIAALGLNIVVGFTGQISLGHAAFFGLGAFTSAWLSNTSGIPVFFCIPLAGLMTMAIGLIVGIPAGRIKGLYLAIATLASQYILEDFFARADWFTGGSAGAMANPFSVFGFVMNTDRSYFYVVLFYVVVMYLLGANLLRTRDGRAFVAVRDHYLSAEIMGINLNKYRILSFGISSFYAGIGGALFGHYLGFVSAEGFTILLSIQFLGMIIIGGLGSVMGAMLGTVFMVLLPEVMEFGVHLVGSNSTALTQALAYIKEMAIGLAIILFLIFEPDGLSHRWKMIKNYWKLYPFSY
- a CDS encoding branched-chain amino acid ABC transporter permease; the encoded protein is MNFELFTQLLINGLIVGTLYGVVAMCFVLIYKSTQIVNFAQGEFLLIGAWTCWALLVHFELPFYVGFPITLAFMAVFGILLQMVVLRPLIGEPIISVIMVTIGLSMFFQSLISWIFGGYTKSFPPVFDTQSVNIGGLQIETAYIMSIIVSLIIMVGFYIFFKHSRMGLAMRATAFNQQIAQSLGISVKHVFAAAWAISAVVSALAGVVIGMVNGVSSALSFFGIKVFPVVILGGLDSIVGAIVGGLTIGVLENMAEFFDSQWLHLGNMYNIAPFYALVIILMIKPYGLFGTKDIERI
- a CDS encoding long-chain fatty acid--CoA ligase, which produces MKAQYADISRYDTFPKLVLYNAENWPNETALREKEFGIWNEYSWADYHRLVKLFALGMHRLGIGKEDSVGIIGDNRPEWVVGEIAAHALRAMIFGIYQDSLNEEVAYLINYAGAKIIIAEDEEQVDKVLDITEQCPCVKHIIFCDPRGMRKYHDPRLLSHTDLMKLGEELDKEQPELYRQLVEAGEAKDVAILCPTSGTTSNPKLAMLQCGPMLEHCLDYLHSDPKFPTDNYVSVLPLPWIMEQVYAVAQALISRQIVNFVEEPETMMEDLREIGPTFVLLAPRVWESIAADVKAKMMDATWFKQQMYRIGMKLARQAAERGEAQSKLAYWLLFRALKDRLGFTFLRSAATGGAALGPDTFKFFLAMGVPLRQLYGQTELCGAYTIHQADDVDFDSVGIPFRTAEVRIDNPDGNGVGEVVARTRGMFSGYFNNEKATAETLEGGWMHTGDAGYFKQPNGHLVVIDRISDLAETSTGSRFSPQFIENKLKFSPFIAEAVIQGDGRPYLSAILCIRYEIVAKWAEQRDIAFTNYINLSAQPKIYDLIRKEVESVNDTLPEVQRIRKFLLLYKQLDADDGELTRTRKVRRGVIKEKYAEIIDAVYAGQEKVHIDTVITFQDGNKSRVQTDVRVVDLNPGTDEKCPEGKSDDLDPDIEETSCSRERAAG
- a CDS encoding ATP-binding cassette domain-containing protein, which codes for MPMSDPTLLQVSDISLSFGGVHALTDVSFDVRRGEIFSIIGPNGAGKTSLLNCISGRYQPNIGSIRFNGQELIGLAPNTRCKLGIGRTFQNLALFSHMSVLDNIMVGRHNQLKNNFLSGPLYWFSPAQKEELHHRRQVEDIIDFLEIAHIRKSIAGTLSYGLRKRVELARAVALKPELILLDEPMAGMNLEEKEDMARYIIDLNEEWGMTVVMIEHDMGVVMDISHRVMVLDFGRRIAAGLPEEVMADERVKKAYLGEDDTDESRQAEVA
- a CDS encoding sigma-54-dependent Fis family transcriptional regulator gives rise to the protein MNIAEQIKSAGFALNGITNNSDCLILVFDQTHRITNCNEESRRLLGACPEQLLGQKLNQPLKLGYLQTLIMQNFCFKGQPILIDGRQHFCDFSPIEKNDKPQGGILAIYRHEQRATLSAEMPDLLQAFKPECFQHEDSLILVNREGIITLINQSFADILGIRASEMIGKHVHSAYPNSNPSRLPAVMNSGKAEIAEPHLLNGNNAVVSRYPLYKDGELIGGLGKILFHDIDELSRLAEKFSVYVSRPADDRKRKKGDVQEFKYDCNSIIGHSPAMKDLKEKLLRIAQRPSNVLLTGESGTGKELFAHAVHAASKRRYAPFVRVNCAAIPEQLIEAELFGYADGAFTGARKGGQVGKFEQANSGTIFLDEISEMPSHMQAKMLRVLQEKEVTPLGCTRTRKLDIRVVAATNVALEQQVAEGKFRTDLYYRLNVIALDIPPLRERREDIYFITKHLIDNFNDEFDLGIQGLSEDAWQMLKHYNYPGNIRELRNIIESAFNMTAGPLIEASDLPQYIRLKFGPQFLKPALSLPSPDLLGSVGQKPLQEIMEELEQQLLKATLEKTGGNKQGAASLLGISRPGLYKKLQKFNLT
- a CDS encoding cobalamin-dependent protein (Presence of a B(12) (cobalamin)-binding domain implies dependence on cobalamin itself, in one of its several forms, or in some unusual lineages, dependence on a cobalamin-like analog.), with amino-acid sequence MQTEVYQSENRIRFVTATSLYDGHDVSINIMRRMLQDSGAEVVHLGHNRSADEIVTAAIHEDVQGIAVSSYQGGHLEFFKYIHDLLRERGAGHIKVFGGGGGVIIPDEIKEIEAYGICKIFSPEDGRKMGLQGMINHKLAACDFPTPRQSEEDLAALRAKNPQAVARLITVAEESLRERPPQVAARLEKVREGAKDVPVLGITGTGGAGKSSLTDELVRRFLRDFPDKHLAILSVDPTRQRTGGALLGDRIRMNAIDSPRVYMRSLATRDSRSELSAAIVDALDILKAAAYDLIIVETSGIGQGDAGIVKVCDVSLYVMTSEFGALTQLEKIDMLDFADLVALNKMEKKGSEDALINVRKQVRRNRKLFEAPDETIPVYGTIASKFNDPGTNVLYRALIGAINAKKGTDWSSSLEIVERRSRRHHIIPPEQAGYLAEIARI